Proteins encoded by one window of Yamadazyma tenuis chromosome 2, complete sequence:
- the NTH1_1 gene encoding alpha,alpha-trehalase nth1 (EggNog:ENOG503NXP5; BUSCO:EOG09260TWS; COG:G; CAZy:GH37): MSDSQHKRTHSSSSEFDPFEDPEDYYSNKNVSMNRARTFSVFESSSTKFSPYSDDPISERSHENTPTPSDSLSSTPAPEVSDKNVPVPMLQSDSSGSSRSEESSNFAKRPSIVPVYDESFSSTSELTKTEEEVKEVNERIKQLHLRRSSWDDNMYRRPKKFYIPDVDTTLTQLLNNEDTDHNCQITIEDTGPKVLKLGTANSNGYKQFDIRGTYMLSNLLQELTIAKRLGKKHLVLDEQRLSENPVFRMKRLISTQFWKNLTRQMTKNTIMEMAKDTKIPEEYINEKGEKVAARETHRIYVPHNRADQFEYFMSIKKTNTDANLDVQYLPEVIDAKFIRSINKKPGLLALQSRPDPNDPNNLINEPYVVPGGRFNELYGWDSYMESLGLLVDVTPTNTTNLDLAKGMTENFIYEINHYGKVLNANRSYYLGRSQPPFLTDMALRVFNKLMEVRPEATEESLKFLERAVKAAIIEYKTIWTAKPRYDDATGLSCYHPEGLGVPPETESSHFVEVLKPYTEKYNVSHEEFIELYNSEKIKEPALDEYFLHDRAVRESGHDTSYRLEGKCAYLATVDLNSLLYKYEVDIAFMVETYFHNSLQVNGVVETKSSWLERATIRKQNITKYLWNEKDGIFYDYHIKNHTQTGYESATTFWPLWSKAASPEQASRLVKQSLHKFEEFGGLVAGTEASRGAVNLSRPSRQWDYPYGWAPQQILAWIGLANYGFDGDARRLIYRWLYLMTKAFADYNGVVVEKYNVVKGATPHKVDAEYGNQGADFKGVATEGFGWVNASYMFGLTFLNVHAIRNIGALMPPDVFLANMHPDQRQLYE, encoded by the coding sequence atgAGTGACAGCCAACATAAAAGAACACATAGCTCGTCTTCCGAATTCGATCCCTTCGAGGACCCAGAAGACTACTACAGCAACAAGAATGTCTCCATGAATAGAGCCCGAACCTTCTCGGTGTTCGAATCCAGCTCTACCAAGTTTTCACCTTACAGCGATGACCCGATTTCCGAACGGTCCCATGAAAACACCCCAACTCCCAGCGACTCGCTTTCATCGACCCCGGCCCCCGAAGTCTCCGACAAAAACGTCCCTGTCCCCATGTTGCAAAGTGACTCGTCTGGGTCATCAAGGTCCGAAGAGTCATCTAATTTTGCCAAAAGACCCTCCATTGTCCCCGTTTACGACGAAAGCTTCTCCTCGACCTCGGAGTTGACCAAGACGGAGGAGGAAGTCAAAGAGGTCAATGAACGTATCAAGCAATTGCActtgagaagaagttcGTGGGATGATAATATGTACAGAAGacccaagaagttttaTATCCCTGATGTTGACACCACCTTGACCCAACTTTTGAACAACGAAGACACCGATCATAACTGCCAAATCACCATCGAAGACACCGGGcccaaggtgttgaagctcGGAACTGCCAATTCCAATGGGTACAAGCAGTTTGATATCAGAGGCACATACATGTTATCCAACTTGCTTCAAGAGTTGACCATTGCCAAGCGGCTTGGCAAGAAAcacttggtgttggatgAGCAGCGGTTGAGTGAAAACCCTGTGTTTCGGATGAAGAGGTTGATCTCCACCCAGTTCTGGAAGAACCTCACCCGGCAAATGACCAAGAATACCATCATGGAGATGGCTAAAGACACCAAGATCCCCGAGGAATACATCAACGAGAAGGGCGAGAAGGTGGCTGCCCGAGAAACCCACAGAATATATGTGCCCCACAACCGAGCCGACCAGTTTGAATACTTTATGTCCATCAAAAAAACCAATACCGATGCCAACCTCGACGTGCAATATCTTCCTGAAGTGATAGATGCCAAGTTCATCCGGTCGATCAATAAGAAACCAGGTCTTTTGGCATTGCAATCACGTCCCGACCCCAACGACCCCAATAATCTCATCAATGAGCCATATGTGGTTCCAGGAGGAAGGTTTAATGAGCTCTACGGATGGGATTCGTATATGGAAAGCTTGGGGTTGCTTGTGGATGTCACccccacaaacaccaccaacttggatCTTGCAAAGGGAATGACCGAGAACTTCATCTACGAAATCAACCACTACGGTAAGGTCTTGAATGCCAACCGATCTTATTATTTGGGAAGATCCCAGCCCCCGTTCTTGACAGATATGGCCCTCCGGGTGTTTAACAAGCTCATGGAGGTCAGACCCGAAGCCACGGAAGAATCGctcaagtttttggaaagaGCCGTCAAAGCGGCCATAATCGAGTATAAAACCATTTGGACCGCCAAACCCCGGTACGATGACGCCACCGGGCTTTCGTGCTATCATCCTGAAGGCTTGGGAGTTCCACCCGAGACAGAGTCGCTGCACTTTGTTGAGGTGTTAAAACCTTATACAGAAAAGTACAACGTATCTCACGAAGAGTTCATtgagttgtacaactcgGAGAAGATCAAGGAGCCTGCATTGGACGAATACTTCTTGCACGATAGGGCCGTTCGTGAGAGTGGCCACGACACTTCCTACCGTCTTGAAGGGAAGTGTGCGTATCTTGCAACCgttgacttgaactcaCTTTTATACAAGTACGAGGTGGATATTGCCTTTATGGTGGAGACCTACTTCCACAATAGCTTACAAGTCAATGGGGTGGTAGAGACAAAACTGCTGTGGTTGGAGCGTGCCACCATTCGGAAAcagaacatcaccaagtaccTTTGGAACGAAAAAGACGGGATCTTCTACGACTATCACATCAAGAACCACACACAGACCGGCTACGAGTCGGCCACCACCTTTTGGCCCTTGTGGTCCAAAGCGGCGTCTCCCGAGCAGGCATCTCGGTTGGTGAAACAGTCACTTCATAAGTTCGAAGAGTTTGGTGGGTTGGTTGCTGGTACCGAGGCATCTCGAGGTGCGGTGAACTTGAGCAGACCATCACGGCAATGGGACTACCCATACGGGTGGGCCCCACAGCAGATATTGGCATGGATTGGGTTGGCCAATTATGGAtttgatggtgatgctCGTAGGCTCATTTACAGATGGCTTTATTTGATGACAAAGGCTTTTGCCGACTATAAcggggtggtggtggagaagtACAACGTGGTCAAAGGGGCCACTCCACACAAAGTGGATGCTGAGTATGGCAACCAAGGTGCCGACTTTAAAGGTGTTGCTACTGAAGGGTTTGGCTGGGTCAACGCCAGTTATATGTTTGGTTTGACGTTTTTGAACGTCCATGCAATCCGGAATATAGGTGCACTTATGCCTCCCGATGTGTTCTTAGCGAATATGCACCCTGATCAACGTCAGCTATATGAGTAG
- the COQ1 gene encoding coq1 putative hexaprenyl diphosphate synthase (COG:H; BUSCO:EOG092634B5; EggNog:ENOG503NV2J) — protein MLDKAVKSVQKQMAIRTKIPLLVRMVSTQPSSFTAAVEAAEKLVQPQNSQSFSDPFSIVSHEMSNLAKSISNLIGSGHPVLNRVSSYYFEAEGKNVRPLIVLLLAKSLSQIPLEQRNRIKIDSLDVTDQKPFSGTPSQTVVAGKSVDDSLSPLSILYGINPKVILDPLSKPMDRLPEFDAMNGILPKQRRLAEIVEMIHTATLLHDDVIDSSDSRRGRPSGNIAFTNKMAILAGDFLLGRASVAIARLRNPEVIELLSTTIANLVEGEFMQLKNTVIDPAAENSIDNDGESKTVPEPSGKVPTKTHEYTVTKPVDFDHETNVNAAFEYYLHKTYLKTASLMSKSSRAAAVLSGAQSDIIDNCYEFGRNLGLCFQIVDDMLDYTSSDSAFGKPSQADLKLGLATAPILFAWKERPEIGDLIARKFSQEGDVELARKQVEECDGLEKTREMAKLYCQKALDNLRVLPESDSRSALEFLTNSVLTRKK, from the coding sequence ATGTTAGACAAGGCAGTCAAAAGTGTGCAGAAACAAATGGCCATACGAACCAAGATACCCCTCTTGGTCCGGATGGTTTCCACGCAGCCTTCGTCGTTTACCGCCGCCGTGGAGGCGGCCGAGAAATTGGTCCAGCCGCAAAACTCGCAGCTGTTCAGCGACCCGTTCTCCATTGTAAGCCATGAGATGTCtaacttggccaagtccatTTCAAACCTCATTGGTTCTGGCCACCCCGTCTTGAACCGTGTATCATCCTACTACTTCGAAGCAGAGGGTAAAAACGTCCGGCCGTTGATCGTGTTACTCTTGGCCAAGTCGTTGCTGCAGATTCCGCTTGAGCAGCGCAATCGGATAAAGATCGATTCTCTCGATGTCACCGATCAAAAACCCTTCTCTGGCACCCCGTCACAAACAGTAGTGGCCGGGAAGTCTGTGGATGACTCGCTCTCACCGTTGAGTATCTTATATGGAATCAATCCCAAAGTAATTTTGGATCCATTGAGTAAGCCCATGGATAGACTTCCTGAGTTTGACGCCATGAACGGAATTTTGCCCAAACAAAGACGGTTGGCGGAAATTGTCGAGATGATCCACACCGCAACCCTTTTGCATGACGACGTGATAGACTCCTCCGACTCCAGAAGAGGTAGACCTTCCGGAAACATTGctttcaccaacaaaatggcaATTTTAGCAGGTGACTTTCTCTTGGGAAGGGCCTCAGTGGCCATTGCCCGGTTGAGAAACCCTGAAGTCATCGAGTTGTTGTCGACCACTATcgccaacttggtggaggGTGAATTCATGCAGTTGAAAAACACTGTCATCGACCCGGCTGCCGAAAACTCCATTGATAACGACGGAGAATCCAAAACAGTACCAGAACCATCAGGAAAAGTGCCCACAAAGACCCATGAGTATACTGTCACCAAGCCTGTGGACTTCGATCATGAGACCAATGTCAATGCTGCTTTTGAGTATTATTTGCACAAGACGTACTTGAAGACAGCCTCTTTAATGTCCAAACTGTCGAGAGCTGCCGCGGTTTTGAGCGGGGCCCAGAGCGACATCATCGACAACTGCTACGAGTTTGGCAGAAACTTGGGGCTTTGcttccaaattgttgatgatatgTTGGATTACACTTCAAGTGACAGTGCGTTTGGTAAACCGAGTCAAgcagacttgaagttgggtTTGGCCACGGCTCCCATTTTGTTTGCCTGGAAAGAAAGACCTGAGATTGGTGATTTGATTGCTAGAAAGTTCAGTCAGGAAGGAGATGTTGAATTGGCCAGAAAACAGGTTGAAGAATGTGATGGGCTAGAGAAGACCAGAGAAATGGCAAAATTGTACTGTCAAAAAGCGTTGGATAATTTGAGGGTTTTACCCGAGAGTGATTCTCGAAGTGCATTGGagttcttgaccaactccGTTTTGACTAGAAAAAAGTAG
- a CDS encoding mitochondrial 54S ribosomal protein uL3m (EggNog:ENOG503NXKC; BUSCO:EOG092642CB; COG:J) — protein MLSLGFKRASVARSLEFTRTVAQLTSIHAVPSVKTPVGRVNHSLEASNERKCLLTRPGLLGIKRGMITWFTDSGESYAATVIEIDACEVIQNKTLSTDGYWSVLLGQVDKLKNISENNLKKFEQAGVTPKHHIAEFRIRDGSGLIPVGTELRADYFAVGQQVDIKGVTKGKGFAGPMKRWGFAGLPATHGVSLAHRSHGAMGGNQTPGRVLPGKKMAGRMGGKNCTVFNNQVLYANGDEGILIVKGQIPGPNKSFVKIRDALKLYGKSLLRIKHEKEGGVVASSS, from the coding sequence ATGTTGTCACTAGGTTTTAAAAGGGCAAGTGTGGCCAGAAGCTTGGAGTTCACGCGGACCGTGGCCCAGCTCACATCCATCCACGCTGTTCCCAGCGTGAAAACACCCGTGGGAAGAGTGAATCACTCTTTGGAAGCCTCGAATGAGAGAAAGTGTTTATTGACTAGACCCGGTCTTTTGGGAATAAAAAGAGGCATGATCACATGGTTCACCGACAGTGGTGAGCTGTATGCTGCCACCGTCATAGAAATCGACGCTTGTGAAGTTATACAAAACAAAACCTTACTGACTGATGGTTATTGGTCGGTGTTATTGGGACAAGtggataagttgaagaatatcagtgaaaataacttgaaaaaattcGAACAAGCTGGAGTAACTCCCAAGCATCACATTGCTGAGTTCAGAATCAGAGATGGTTCGGGCTTAATACCAGTGGGTACTGAGTTGAGAGCTGATTACTTTGCTGTGGgacaacaagttgatatcAAGGGAGTCACCAAAGGGAAAGGTTTTGCTGGACCCATGAAGAGGTGGGGATTTGCCGGTTTACCAGCCACCCACGGTGTTTCATTGGCTCATAGATCGCATGGTGCCATGGGTGGTAATCAGACCCCCGGTAGAGTTTTACCTGGAAAGAAAATGGCCGGGAGAATGGGAGGAAAGAACTGCACtgttttcaacaaccaagTGTTGTATGCCAATGGAGACGAAGGGATCTTGATAGTAAAGGGACAAATCCCTGGTCCCAACAAGTCGTTTGTAAAGATCAGAGATGCCCTTAAACTCTATGGTAAATCGCTCTTACGAATCAAGCACGAGAAAGAAGGAGGCGTGGTGGCTTCTAGTAGTTAA
- the MRPL6 gene encoding mitochondrial 54S ribosomal protein uL6m (EggNog:ENOG503NUY2; COG:J) yields MFKNGGMAVATSSRYLSTSCTRFSNIGRQPIRIGSDVECATYQIPYEFCKTFTKGKDTINLDQQVVIKGPKGVMKLALPGFVKVLNENDLISVSVEDPTNKIQRAMWGTSRALIQNNVIGTSEGHLAVLRFVGTGYRALLETDENGTKVVALKLGYPYTPKLRVPVGLTVSSPNPARLLIEGVDKQQVKLFAARIREFKKPEPYKGKGIFVDGESIHLKEKKIK; encoded by the coding sequence ATGTTTAAAAACGGGGGAATGGCTGTGGCCACGAGCAGCCGATACCTCAGCACCTCATGTACAAGATTTTCTAACATAGGAAGACAACCCATAAGAATCGGTAGCGATGTTGAATGTGCCACCTACCAGATCCCCTATGAGTTCTGTAAGACGTTTacaaaaggaaaagatACGATAAATTTGGACCAACAAGTGGTGATAAAAGGCCCCAAGGGCGTGATGAAGTTAGCATTACCAGGATTCGTCAAGGTATTGAACGAAAACGACCTCATTTCTGTGAGTGTGGAAGACCCTACTAATAAGATCCAAAGAGCCATGTGGGGGACCTCCCGAGCCTTGATTCAGAACAACGTGATTGGAACCTCTGAAGGTCATTTGGCGGTTTTGCGGTTCGTGGGAACCGGTTACAGAGCTCTTCTCGAAACAGATGAAAACGGCACTAAGGTGGTGGCCCTCAAGTTGGGATACCCATACACCCCCAAATTAAGAGTTCCAGTCGGATTGACGGTGTCGTCGCCCAACCCAGCCAGATTGTTGATCGAAGGTGTTGACAAGCAACAGGTGAAGTTGTTTGCTGCTAGAATCAGAGAATTCAAGAAACCGGAGCCATACAAAGGGAAAGGAATCTTTGTAGATGGAGAATCCATCCATTtaaaggaaaagaagattAAGTAG
- the imp3 gene encoding U3 small nucleolar ribonucleoprotein imp3 (COG:A; EggNog:ENOG503NXNU; BUSCO:EOG09264Y0W) — MVRALKYHEKKLLKKVDFLDWKQDQGHRDTQVMRMYHIQNREDYHKYNKICGDIRKLANKLSLLSPTDSFRIKHEQLLLEKLYNIGVLATKSKISDLENKVTVSAICRRRIGVVMCRLKMAETLKDAITFVEQGHVRVGPNVITDPAFLVTRNLEDYLTWVDTSKIKRNLLKYKNKIDDYDLT; from the coding sequence ATGGTTCGGGCTTTGAAGTATCATGAGAAGaagctcttgaagaaggtcGACTTCCTAGACTGGAAACAAGACCAGGGGCACCGTGACACCCAAGTTATGAGAATGTATCACATCCAAAATCGAGAAGACTACCATAAATATAACAAAATCTGTGGGGATATCAGAAAGCTTGCAAATAAGTTATCACTATTGTCTCCAACCGACAGTTTTAGAATAAAGCATGAACAGCTCTTGTTAGAGAAGTTGTATAATATCGGAGTTTTGGCCACCAAGTCAAAGATATCGGATTTGGAGAATAAGGTCACTGTTAGTGCCATTTGTAGAAGACGGATAGGTGTGGTGATGTGCAGGTTGAAAATGGCAGAAACTTTGAAAGACGCCATCACTTTTGTGGAACAGGGCCATGTACGTGTGGGCCCCAATGTCATCACAGATCCAGCGTTCTTGGTGACGAGAAACTTGGAAGATTATCTCACTTGGGTTGATACGTCCAAGATTAAGAGAAACTTACTCAAATACAAGAATAAGATTGATGATTACGACTTAACTTAA
- a CDS encoding uncharacterized protein (COG:S; EggNog:ENOG503NW3M), with the protein MHIQLIHHALALYTRSNNDNDDNCSGKNKHSAQCQKPENDNGLTVGLAVGLPVAAVLLMVSYFIIRNYRKNKKESMEHDPDFDENGEATVLPDFPIGAYGRPVEMEDPFDNRNSARFPPPAPKGANFHGGRSSSASFSGSTKGDAYVQSFVLPYQHQIGSKVSLDEYAKQLGEYGSVYAASPRGSAYLVPGGHTRAGSSNLSNFPVVQANGSGNKSTTVSPQKSSLKHETKPSVPEAAKSDLQYGSIAPEDGIEEVSDDSDSSIRGAGSPQFAINYENESDPHINNTLNQKLPSPVVRVDATHDTSNDSFNTTTDQFIPKEVPTINDTHPERIENNHSPFSDNAQVDTPPSVEPTVTEVEDEQIDGDFDFSNESADASAINTVGVGEQLTANTSASNLDVPGDAEGQKLADSERVDSGSRKSPRISAFNLLKNVSDDEDDGQEEHDEDKPLENDLSPDQEEELRRMKSVYRLYFDRANSVKRKDSVKSEHPEYEANYEFQADPDQPLPQVDMDQYLKINTKLRTDTDYNKRLTTTSSIYTDNGPEFVQRAPPQQQYNYYLQDQSFQQFYQEHVQSLPPLQSLPNPSDIRKSTIQTYTDYQPKSKNNPVTSPTMKQPFNPIESDNVWTSPASSPVTNNPPTFETDTYTKSLASAPSATQLSRSSVVMLNPVTEITKQRKFKPAGSLPSGHRNNHAYANAGYAQQGYPQQGYPQPGYPQQQPMHQQHSGQFTHEHSTDSLIPGGKKSDVRKMMNSNF; encoded by the coding sequence ATGCACATCCAGTTGATCCACCACGCGTTGGCCCTCTACACCCGGTCCAACAATGATAATGACGACAATTGTTCTGGCAAGAACAAACACTCGGCCCAATGCCAAAAACCCGAAAATGATAATGGTTTAACAGTGGGTTTGGCAGTTGGTTTACCTGTCGCCGCAGTTCTTCTAATGGTGAGCTATTTCATCATTAGAAACTATagaaagaacaaaaagGAAAGCATGGAACATGACCCAGACTTTGACGAAAATGGTGAAGCCACCGTGTTGCCCGATTTCCCTATTGGTGCTTATGGAAGACCAGTGGAGATGGAAGATCCATTTGACAATAGAAACAGTGCCCGTTTCCCTCCACCGGCCCCCAAAGGTGCCAACTTCCATGGTGGCCGTTCATCGTCAGCTCTGTTTTCCGGAAGTACAAAAGGTGATGCCTACGTGCAAAGCTTTGTGTTGCCGtaccaacaccaaattggCAGCAAGGTCTCACTTGATGAGTATGCCAAGCAGTTGGGTGAATATGGCCTGGTGTACGCGGCATCTCCTAGAGGCTCGGCCTACCTTGTCCCCGGGGGTCACACCCGTGCTGGAAGCTCAAATCTTTCTAATTTCCCTGTGGTTCAGGCGAACGGTAGTGGTAATAAGAGTACTACCGTGTCTCCTCAGAAATCCAGTTTGAAACACGAAACCAAACCTTCTGTGCCCGAGGCGGCCAAATCTGATTTGCAATATGGATCTATTGCCCCAGAGGATGGTATTGAAGAGGTGAGTGACGACTCGGACTCTTCCATTAGAGGTGCTGGTTCTCCCCAATTTGCAATTAACTACGAAAACGAGTCTGACCCTcacatcaacaacacttTGAACCAGAAACTCCCACTGCCGGTAGTCCGTGTGGATGCTACCCATGACACTAGTAATGACTCGTTCAATACCACTACTGACCAATTCATTCCAAAGGAGGTTCCAACTATAAATGATACCCACCCTGAAAGGATAGAAAACAACCATTCTCCGTTCTCAGATAACGCTCAAGTTGACACTCCTCCATCTGTGGAGCCTACAGTTACTGAAGTTGAGGACGAACAAATCGATGGGGATTTCGACTTTTCCAATGAAAGTGCTGATGCTAGTGCCATTAATaccgttggagttggtgaacAATTGACAGCCAATACCTCAGCGTCCAATTTGGATGTTCCTGGAGATGCAGAAGGTCAGAAATTGGCTGACAGTGAGAGAGTAGATAGCGGATCCAGAAAATCTCCCAGAATATCtgctttcaacttgttaaAAAATGTTAgtgacgatgaagatgatggtcAAGAGGAGCATGATGAAGACAAGCCTCTTGAGAATGACTTGTCTCctgatcaagaagaagagttgagaAGAATGAAGTCTGTCTACAGATTATACTTTGATAGAGCCAACTCTgtgaaaagaaaagattCGGTCAAGTCTGAGCATCCCGAATATGAAGCCAACTATGAGTTCCAGGCTGATCCAGACCAGCCTTTACCTCAAGTCGATATGGATCAgtatttgaagatcaaTACTAAATTGAGAACTGACACTGACTATAACAAGAGATTAACCACCACGTCATCAATCTATACCGATAACGGTCCTGAATTTGTTCAACGTGCTCCTCCTCAACAACAGTATAACTACTACTTACAGGATCAGAgctttcaacaattctaTCAAGAGCATGTTCAGAGCTTACCTCCATTGCAAAGTTTGCCTAATCCTTCTGATATCAGAAAATCAACCATTCAAACATACACTGACTATCAGCCTAAATCTAAAAATAATCCGGTGacatctccaacaatgaAACAGCCTTTCAATCCTATTGAGAGCGATAATGTCTGGACTTCACctgcttcttctcctgTGACCAACAATCCTCCAACATTTGAAACGGATACCTACACCAAATCGTTGGCCTCTGCACCTTCTGCTACTCAATTATCTAGATCATCtgtggtgatgttgaatCCAGTAACagaaatcaccaaacagAGAAAATTCAAACCTGCTGGATCATTACCTAGCGGACATAGAAACAATCATGCGTACGCCAATGCCGGATATGCCCAACAAGGTTACCCTCAACAAGGTTATCCTCAACCAGGTTACCCCCAGCAACAGCCAATGCATCAACAACACTCGGGACAATTCACCCATGAGCATAGCACCGATAGCTTAATACCTGGTGGAAAGAAGAGCGATGTAAGAAAAATGATGAATAGCAACTTCTAG
- a CDS encoding N-acetyltransferase-domain-containing protein (COG:S; EggNog:ENOG503P2IQ), whose product MEFDESDTALMQRVAEKVGQAVADVFPSVMVIGSEKAFLRVEAAHQLTASDLAPFLSLIGTTIGTLYCQNNGQHWKQEKIVEMKETGLVYVAYMLGDRIIGFISIMLVVDCGEKALYLYEIHIDPDFQDNKLGSKLMGKLHQLSLHLDAQEDDELSSKRTSLTTLPKTEDSEAANL is encoded by the exons ATGGAGTTTGATGAGAGTGATACGGCATTGATGCAGAGGGTGGCAGAGAAGGTGGGCCAGGCGGTGGCAGATGTGTTCCCCCTGGTCATGGTAATCGGAAGCGAGAAGGCATTTCTCCGTGTTGAGGCTGCTCATCAACTTACTGCCAGTGATTTGGCTCCATTTCTACTGCTAATTGGTACCACCATTGGAACCTTGTATTGTCAAAATAACGGCCAACACTGGAAACAGGAGAAAATAGTTGAGATGAAAGAGACGGGTTTGGTATACGTGGCGTATATGCTTGGGGACCGGATTATAGGGTTTATATCCATTATGTTGGTAGTTGACTGTGGAGAGAAAGCTCTCTACCTATATGAGATCCACATTGATCCCGATTTTCAAGACAATAAACTCGGCTCAAAGTTGATGGGAAAGCTCCACCAGCTTTCTTTACATTTGGATGcacaagaagatgatgaacttAGTAGCAAACGGACGAGTTTGACG ACTCTCCCAAAGACCGAAGACTCCGAAGCGGCAAACTTGTGA